In a single window of the Papaver somniferum cultivar HN1 chromosome 8, ASM357369v1, whole genome shotgun sequence genome:
- the LOC113304623 gene encoding uncharacterized protein LOC113304623, which produces MASKGDIKGFFRQQKSSGVTKPNNKTTKSSSSFSKKAATTLGSDQTQPSALISHGSLDLKEILRQFDMNMKYGPCIGMTRLARWERAKNLGMNPPNEIETCLRQAKVGLECLWSSRV; this is translated from the exons ATGGCGTCTAAAGGTGATATCAAGGGGTTTTTCAGGCAACAGAAGAGCAGTGGAGTTACCAAACCAAATAACAAAACTaccaaatcttcttcatctttctcCAAGAAAGCTGCAACAACTCTTGGCTCTGACCAAACACAACCATCTGCTCTCATCTCTCATGGCTCCCTCGACCTCAAAG AGATATTGAGGCAATTTGACATGAACATGAAGTATGGACCGTGCATCGGAATGACCAGATTGGCCCGTTGGGAACGAGCTAAGAATTTGGGTATGAACCCACCAAACGAAATTGAAACTTGCCTGAGGCAAGCTAAGGTTGGGTTGGAGTGTTTATGGAGTAGCCGTGTTTAA